In Actinomyces sp. zg-332, the following proteins share a genomic window:
- the dnaN gene encoding DNA polymerase III subunit beta, protein MKFTVDRDILANSVSWTSHTLQSKSTSPVRMGVLLNAKNETLTLQAVGDDSSSKSVIEAKVDEEGTILVSGKLLADICKALPNKPVHVSLEDKKVLIKCGSSRFTLITMNIDEYPEINQMPQTFGTVDSQEFYNVINQIKIAASKDDMIPVLSSIKMDFIGKKIYLTATDRFRLAKGELDWTPEDENINVSVLIKSKNLYDIARSLNHGGTISLGLNSTENSTLIGFECVGYQVTSSLREGDYPKVDGIFPQETPITALVETKELIESIKRVGLVLNPNEPIRFNFDEEGLTLEAGKGNDSQATESLSANLNGEDIVVAFNQTFLIEGLSVLETKYVKFFFNHPTKAILLKGWDDKNNDVVEEFKYLLMPVRV, encoded by the coding sequence GTGAAATTTACAGTAGATCGTGACATATTGGCAAATTCAGTATCGTGGACTTCACATACATTACAGTCAAAAAGTACATCGCCGGTAAGAATGGGTGTGCTATTAAATGCTAAAAATGAGACATTAACCTTACAAGCAGTAGGAGATGACTCTTCCTCTAAGAGTGTAATCGAAGCAAAAGTTGATGAAGAAGGAACAATACTTGTTTCTGGAAAATTATTAGCAGATATATGTAAAGCTCTTCCTAATAAACCAGTACATGTAAGTCTTGAGGATAAAAAAGTACTTATAAAATGTGGATCATCTCGTTTCACACTAATAACAATGAATATTGATGAGTATCCTGAAATAAATCAGATGCCTCAAACATTCGGTACCGTTGATTCCCAAGAATTTTATAATGTTATAAATCAAATTAAAATAGCTGCGTCCAAAGATGATATGATTCCAGTTTTGTCTAGTATAAAAATGGATTTTATTGGTAAAAAAATCTACTTGACAGCTACAGATAGGTTCCGTTTAGCAAAAGGTGAATTAGATTGGACACCAGAGGACGAAAATATAAATGTATCTGTTTTAATCAAATCTAAGAATTTATATGATATAGCTAGATCATTAAACCACGGTGGAACTATAAGTTTAGGTTTAAATAGTACAGAAAATAGTACTTTAATCGGATTTGAATGTGTTGGATATCAAGTGACATCTTCACTAAGAGAAGGCGATTATCCAAAAGTTGATGGAATTTTCCCACAAGAAACTCCAATAACTGCTCTTGTTGAAACTAAAGAATTAATTGAGTCAATTAAACGTGTAGGCCTAGTTTTGAATCCAAATGAACCAATAAGGTTTAATTTTGATGAAGAAGGTTTGACCCTAGAAGCAGGAAAAGGAAACGACTCTCAAGCAACAGAAAGCTTATCAGCAAACCTTAACGGTGAAGATATAGTAGTTGCATTCAATCAAACTTTCTTAATTGAAGGACTAAGTGTTTTAGAAACAAAATATGTAAAGTTCTTCTTTAATCACCCAACAAAAGCTATCTTACTAAAAGGTTGGGATGATAAAAATAATGATGTAGTTGAAGAATTCAAATATCTACTAATGCCAGTAAGAGTATAA
- the gyrB gene encoding DNA topoisomerase (ATP-hydrolyzing) subunit B, translated as MTEHDENVNAEKNDYGAANITVLEGLEAVRQRPGMYIGSTGERGLHHLVYEVVDNSVDEALAGYCTEIEVSLLKDGGVRVVDNGRGIPVEEHPTEKKPAVEVVLTILHAGGKFGGGGYAVSGGLHGVGVSVVNALSKKLAVEVCRDGYKWEMDFVNGVPTGPLRQIEKTDKTGTTVTFWANEDIFETTTYSYETLRTRFQQMAFLNKGLRITLTDERHDSNVGDEIVGEKETESNLNKVSYCYEGGLRDYVNFINTTKKSEVVNSDIINFEAANEDNTLSLEIAMQWTTAYSESLYTYANTINTTEGGTHEEGFRTALTSITNKYGREKNIIKEKDDNLTGDDIREGLTAVISVKLTNPQFEGQTKTKLGNTEARTFVQQQLYAYLTDWFDSHPADAKNIISKAQSAAAARVAARKAREATRRKGVLESASMPGKLRDCSSRKPEHCEIFIVEGDSAGGSAVGGRDPEHQAIMPIRGKILNVEKARLDKALSNNEIGALITAFGTGIGEEFDVNKLRYHKIVLMADADVDGQHIATLLLTFLFRYAKPLIENGYVYLATPPLYRIKWMNSSHEFVYSDKEKDDFVEKGLASGKRLPKESGIQRYKGLGEMNANELWETTMNPQTRILKQVTLTDAASADEIFTTLMGEDVESRRGFIQRNATDVRFLDI; from the coding sequence GTGACAGAACATGACGAGAATGTAAATGCTGAAAAAAATGATTATGGTGCAGCCAACATTACAGTCTTAGAAGGACTGGAAGCTGTACGCCAAAGACCAGGTATGTATATTGGTTCTACAGGTGAACGAGGATTACACCACTTAGTTTATGAAGTGGTAGATAACTCAGTTGACGAAGCACTCGCAGGTTATTGTACAGAAATTGAAGTTTCCTTACTTAAAGACGGTGGAGTTAGAGTAGTAGACAACGGTAGAGGTATTCCTGTAGAAGAACATCCTACCGAGAAAAAACCAGCTGTTGAAGTTGTATTAACGATTCTACACGCAGGTGGTAAATTCGGTGGCGGCGGATATGCCGTATCAGGTGGTTTACACGGTGTAGGTGTATCAGTAGTAAATGCATTAAGTAAAAAACTTGCTGTTGAAGTATGCCGTGACGGATACAAATGGGAAATGGACTTCGTAAACGGTGTACCAACTGGACCACTACGTCAAATTGAAAAAACAGATAAAACTGGTACTACAGTCACATTCTGGGCAAATGAAGATATTTTTGAAACCACAACATACTCATACGAAACATTAAGGACAAGATTCCAGCAAATGGCTTTCCTTAACAAAGGATTGAGAATTACTTTAACAGATGAACGTCATGACTCAAATGTTGGTGACGAAATTGTTGGAGAAAAAGAGACTGAAAGTAATTTAAATAAGGTTTCATACTGCTATGAAGGCGGTTTGAGGGACTACGTAAACTTTATAAATACGACTAAAAAATCTGAAGTTGTAAACTCTGATATTATAAATTTTGAAGCTGCAAATGAAGATAATACTTTGAGTCTAGAAATAGCTATGCAGTGGACAACCGCATATTCTGAATCATTATACACTTATGCTAATACTATCAATACCACAGAAGGTGGTACTCACGAAGAAGGCTTTAGAACAGCTTTGACAAGTATTACTAATAAATATGGTCGTGAGAAAAATATTATTAAAGAAAAAGATGATAACCTCACGGGTGATGATATTCGAGAAGGATTGACAGCTGTTATATCAGTTAAGCTGACAAATCCACAGTTTGAAGGTCAAACAAAAACAAAGCTAGGTAATACAGAAGCTAGAACTTTTGTTCAACAACAACTATATGCTTATTTAACTGACTGGTTTGATTCTCACCCTGCTGACGCTAAAAATATTATTTCAAAAGCACAATCTGCTGCTGCTGCTAGGGTTGCTGCTCGTAAAGCACGTGAAGCAACTAGGCGTAAGGGTGTGTTAGAGTCAGCATCAATGCCTGGTAAACTACGTGACTGCTCAAGTAGAAAACCTGAACACTGTGAAATATTCATCGTTGAGGGTGACTCTGCTGGTGGTAGTGCTGTTGGTGGACGAGACCCAGAACATCAAGCAATTATGCCAATTCGCGGTAAAATTTTGAACGTCGAAAAAGCTAGACTAGATAAAGCATTGTCCAACAACGAAATTGGTGCTTTGATAACAGCTTTTGGAACCGGTATTGGTGAAGAATTTGATGTGAATAAACTCCGCTATCATAAGATTGTTCTTATGGCTGATGCCGATGTTGATGGACAGCACATTGCGACACTGCTATTAACATTCTTATTCAGATACGCAAAACCATTAATTGAAAATGGTTACGTATACTTAGCAACACCACCTTTGTACAGAATAAAATGGATGAATTCTTCTCATGAATTTGTTTACTCTGATAAAGAAAAAGATGATTTTGTTGAAAAAGGTTTAGCTAGTGGTAAAAGACTACCAAAAGAAAGTGGTATTCAAAGATACAAAGGTCTTGGTGAAATGAATGCTAATGAACTTTGGGAAACCACAATGAACCCACAAACACGTATTCTAAAACAAGTGACATTAACTGATGCTGCTTCAGCTGACGAAATATTCACAACACTAATGGGTGAAGATGTTGAATCAAGACGCGGGTTCATACAAAGAAATGCTACAGACGTACGATTCTTGGATATCTAA
- a CDS encoding DUF721 domain-containing protein, which translates to MSKNVDINDEENVEKRLVKVIEETFTRLKLDENLYKLKEKYKTKKKKENSKTNDNSVFAKGYKDPVSFGECMNQVLNDNDWDEKLLYGKIISNWENLAGINNAKHAKIEKIEDKTLYLRVSSTNWATTLRMLQDKIQRNIDIEIGHGIIKKIVIIPPSKPSWKKGKYHINGRGPRDTYG; encoded by the coding sequence ATGAGTAAAAATGTGGATATAAATGATGAAGAAAATGTAGAAAAAAGATTAGTAAAAGTAATAGAAGAAACATTTACACGCTTAAAATTAGATGAAAACTTATACAAGTTAAAAGAAAAATATAAAACTAAAAAGAAAAAAGAAAATTCAAAAACTAATGATAACAGCGTATTTGCTAAAGGATATAAAGATCCTGTGTCATTTGGTGAATGTATGAACCAAGTATTAAATGATAATGATTGGGATGAAAAATTACTTTATGGAAAAATTATTTCTAATTGGGAAAATTTAGCTGGAATAAACAATGCTAAGCACGCAAAAATTGAAAAAATTGAAGATAAAACACTATATTTGAGAGTAAGCTCTACTAATTGGGCTACAACATTGAGAATGTTGCAAGATAAAATTCAAAGAAACATAGATATTGAAATAGGGCACGGTATTATAAAAAAGATAGTTATTATACCTCCATCAAAACCAAGTTGGAAAAAAGGAAAATATCATATAAATGGAAGAGGTCCCAGAGATACGTATGGATAA
- the recF gene encoding DNA replication/repair protein RecF (All proteins in this family for which functions are known are DNA-binding proteins that assist the filamentation of RecA onto DNA for the initiation of recombination or recombinational repair.) — MYISDLALNDYRSYKELVISFTKGINILVGENGQGKTNLVEAIGYLSTFTSHRVKNDNTLIRYILEEKHSAPGAIIRARNINKNHNILIELELIQGKPNRARINKNNVKNKEILGHIKTVIFAPEDLQIIRSEPNIRRNFLDELITQIYPTYMGIRNEIEKVLKQRAAVLKLMQINMKKGIKTDQTMVQIWDEKLAELCAKSLKERIKIINRLSEPLKKSYNKVTNENKTLTIAYKNCLEKYNIEIKDPEDISLTKKQYLQAFEENKQIEIERGINLIGVHRDDIEFFLNDIPVKGYASHGETWSVVLSLKVASYEIIKEIFEEDPILILDDVFAELDTNRRNSLIKLIKNTEQVFITAAVNEDVPEELEAKKYYVKNIDGITKIFDNPHIESEENE, encoded by the coding sequence GTGTATATATCTGATCTTGCCCTGAATGATTATAGATCTTATAAAGAACTAGTCATATCTTTTACTAAAGGAATAAATATTTTAGTGGGAGAAAATGGGCAAGGTAAAACAAATTTAGTGGAAGCAATTGGCTATTTATCAACGTTTACTTCACATCGAGTAAAAAATGATAACACTTTAATTCGATATATTTTAGAAGAAAAACATTCAGCTCCGGGTGCAATAATAAGGGCTAGAAATATAAATAAAAATCACAATATTCTAATAGAATTAGAATTAATACAAGGTAAACCAAACAGGGCTAGAATAAATAAAAATAATGTAAAGAATAAAGAAATATTAGGACATATAAAAACAGTTATATTTGCTCCAGAAGATTTACAAATAATAAGATCAGAACCTAACATTCGAAGAAATTTCCTTGATGAGTTAATAACCCAAATTTATCCAACATATATGGGTATAAGAAATGAAATTGAAAAAGTTTTAAAACAAAGAGCAGCAGTTTTAAAACTAATGCAAATAAATATGAAAAAAGGCATTAAAACAGATCAAACAATGGTTCAGATTTGGGATGAAAAACTAGCTGAATTGTGTGCAAAAAGCTTAAAAGAACGAATTAAAATAATTAACCGTTTGTCAGAGCCACTAAAAAAATCATATAACAAAGTAACCAATGAAAATAAAACACTTACAATTGCTTATAAAAACTGTTTAGAAAAATATAATATTGAAATAAAAGATCCAGAAGATATTTCTCTTACAAAAAAACAGTATTTACAAGCATTTGAAGAAAATAAACAAATTGAAATTGAAAGAGGAATAAACCTAATAGGAGTTCATAGAGATGATATCGAGTTTTTCCTAAATGACATACCAGTAAAAGGCTATGCAAGTCATGGAGAAACTTGGTCTGTTGTCTTATCTTTAAAAGTTGCCAGCTATGAAATAATAAAGGAAATTTTTGAAGAAGATCCAATCCTAATATTAGATGATGTATTTGCTGAATTAGATACAAATAGAAGAAATAGTTTAATAAAATTAATAAAAAATACAGAACAAGTGTTTATAACAGCTGCAGTAAATGAAGATGTCCCAGAAGAGTTAGAAGCTAAAAAATATTATGTTAAAAATATTGATGGTATAACTAAAATATTTGATAATCCACATATAGAAAGTGAAGAAAATGAGTAA